The following DNA comes from Enterobacter sp. SA187.
TACGTGTGCCTGCGTCCGGTACGTTATTATGAAGGCGTGCCAAGCCCGGTTAAACGTCCTGACCTGACCGACATGGTTATCTTCCGCGAAAACGCTGAAGACATCTATGCCGGTATCGAATGGAAAGCAGACAGCGCCGAAGCTGAAAAAGTCATCAAATTCCTGCGCGACGAAATGGGCGTGAAGAAAATCCGCTTCCCGGAACATTGTGGTATCGGTGTGAAACCGTGTTCTGAAGAAGGGACCAAACGTCTGGTGCGTGCAGCGATCCAGTATGCGATCACCAACGATCGCGACTCTGTGACCCTGGTTCACAAAGGCAACATCATGAAGTTCACCGAAGGCGCTTTCAAAGACTGGGGCTACCAGCTGGCGAAAGAAGAATTCGGCGGCGAGCTGATCGACGGCGGCCCGTGGCAGAAAATCAAGAACCCGAACACCGGCAAAGAAATCATCATTAAAGATGTGATTGCCGATGCGTTCCTGCAACAGATCCTGCTGCGTCCGGCTGAATACGACGTTATCGCCTGTATGAACCTGAACGGCGACTACATCTCTGATGCGCTGGCAGCCCAGGTGGGTGGTATCGGTATCGCGCCGGGCGCGAACATCGGCGACGAATGCGCCCTGTTCGAAGCGACCCACGGTACTGCGCCGAAATACGCAGGCCAGGACAAAGTGAACCCAGGTTCCGTGATCCTGTCCGCTGAAATGATGCTGCGTCACATGGAATGGTTCGAAGCCGCAGACCTGATCGTCAAAGGTATGGAAGGCGCGATTGCTGCCAAAACCGTAACTTATGACTTCGAACGTTTGATGGAAGGCGCTAAACTGCTGAAATGTTCAGAGTTTGGTGACGCGATTATCAGCCACATGTAATTCGCCAGGCGGGTTATATGCACAACGGGAGCCGAAAGGCTCCCGTTTTTTTTTGCCACAAATAAAACATCACTATTGAGCAGCGTTGCGTCTGCGGCGGCAATAAAAAAACATTACAAAGGTTGAAAAAATTATTTGTCGGCACGCTTGAAAAACCGCCAGCAGATATTATTTTTAATCACGGACAAGCAATGCTTGCCTGAACATTAAACTTTTGAACAGGAATTCGGGAGATTAATCATGGCACTCAGAACTTTGTCAGCATTTCCAACATTAGCTGATTCCCTCTTTTCCGATCGCTTTAACCGTATCGACAGGCTGTTCAGCCAGCTTACCGGTGATACGCCGGTGGCGGCAGCCCCGTCCTACGACGTGAAAAAACGGGATGCCAACCACTATATTATTTCGGTAAGCGTGCCCGGCTGGAAGGAGAGCGAACTGGAAATTGAAACGGTCAGTGGAAACCTGACAATTTCCGGTAAACGTGAAGAAGAGTCCTCCAGCGAACAGGAGAGCTGGATCCATCGCGGCATCTATCGGCAGGATTTCCAGCTGAGTTTCTCTCTGCCGGAACATGCCAAAGTCAGTAACGCCAGCCTGGCGGACGGGGTGCTGACGTTAGATATTCATCAGGAAATCCCTGAGAGTGAAAAACCGAAAAAAATCGCCATCGGAAACAATCAAAAAGTGCTCGAACACAAAGCGTAATTGTTAGCCTTGTTTTTACGTTGGCCCGCTAATGCGGGCCTTTTTTTCGCCGCTTTAATGGCTTTAAAACCCGTCATTTTCTGATTTCTGGACGCCATCAGGGAAGATAACCTAAGCTTTATAACAGGTTAATCTTAGTTAGATGAGAGTT
Coding sequences within:
- a CDS encoding Hsp20 family protein, which encodes MALRTLSAFPTLADSLFSDRFNRIDRLFSQLTGDTPVAAAPSYDVKKRDANHYIISVSVPGWKESELEIETVSGNLTISGKREEESSSEQESWIHRGIYRQDFQLSFSLPEHAKVSNASLADGVLTLDIHQEIPESEKPKKIAIGNNQKVLEHKA
- the icd gene encoding NADP-dependent isocitrate dehydrogenase, translated to MESKVVVPTEGQKITLQNGKLNVPNNPIIPFIEGDGIGVDVTPPMLKVVNAAVEKAYKGERKISWMEIYTGEKSTQIYGQDVWLPKETLDLIREYRVAIKGPLTTPVGGGIRSLNVALRQELDLYVCLRPVRYYEGVPSPVKRPDLTDMVIFRENAEDIYAGIEWKADSAEAEKVIKFLRDEMGVKKIRFPEHCGIGVKPCSEEGTKRLVRAAIQYAITNDRDSVTLVHKGNIMKFTEGAFKDWGYQLAKEEFGGELIDGGPWQKIKNPNTGKEIIIKDVIADAFLQQILLRPAEYDVIACMNLNGDYISDALAAQVGGIGIAPGANIGDECALFEATHGTAPKYAGQDKVNPGSVILSAEMMLRHMEWFEAADLIVKGMEGAIAAKTVTYDFERLMEGAKLLKCSEFGDAIISHM